One stretch of Thermococcus sp. 21S9 DNA includes these proteins:
- a CDS encoding phospholipase yields the protein MRKALIVVFAIVSLMVFSTYASAWPTNGPSLDDKMNVHQRLTYMAIKAVYNDDPQLGEILMKYQNQLLYGAYDEDWRGGSVTVGGKTYTLESQYHFIDPMDHAGLFVTDIATGHDVSAADKAQELYEKAVQLWKEGNYTGAMLYLGRTVHILEDASMIIAHNTPHLFEVLEEFKYAEDAHDFVENNVSPIVADDILNGRVPLNLTPIKWWQIPQEKEKFIQGEDIYRGPHENGHMSLANGVAWAYVDLAAHNSWRYMAYATGKDINLWGPLGHLGPYFWTKELKKGDWSVLKLQFLGASSITLVFYDIDMQNSYFKTLGYVEIYDKDHNLIAKYSQDPNLIGPTEVTVPGDTVYIYTHVDKSDWLDSTVDGWSMRNIIVHADFDPNSPSNFKTLDGRTYTKVQWAVYETMQYDIRLVAGLMERFFQDVGVTG from the coding sequence ATGAGAAAGGCTCTAATCGTGGTGTTTGCCATCGTCTCCCTGATGGTGTTCAGCACCTACGCCTCGGCTTGGCCCACCAACGGACCGAGCCTCGACGATAAAATGAACGTCCACCAGAGGCTGACCTACATGGCAATAAAGGCGGTCTACAACGACGACCCCCAGCTCGGTGAGATTCTAATGAAGTACCAGAACCAGCTTCTGTACGGCGCCTACGACGAGGACTGGCGCGGTGGAAGCGTTACCGTCGGCGGAAAGACCTACACCCTCGAGAGCCAGTACCACTTCATAGACCCGATGGACCATGCGGGCCTCTTCGTCACGGACATTGCAACCGGCCACGACGTCTCGGCAGCGGATAAAGCCCAGGAGCTCTACGAGAAGGCAGTCCAGCTCTGGAAAGAGGGCAATTACACCGGGGCCATGCTATACCTTGGCAGGACCGTTCACATCCTTGAGGACGCCTCGATGATTATCGCCCACAACACGCCCCACCTCTTCGAGGTCCTCGAGGAGTTCAAGTACGCCGAAGATGCTCACGACTTTGTTGAGAACAACGTCTCGCCGATAGTCGCTGACGACATACTCAACGGTAGGGTTCCGCTCAACCTGACCCCGATTAAGTGGTGGCAGATTCCCCAGGAGAAGGAGAAGTTCATTCAGGGCGAGGACATCTACCGCGGGCCCCACGAGAACGGGCACATGAGCCTCGCCAACGGCGTCGCCTGGGCCTACGTTGACCTTGCCGCCCACAACTCCTGGCGCTACATGGCCTACGCCACCGGAAAGGACATCAACCTCTGGGGACCGCTCGGGCACCTCGGACCCTACTTCTGGACTAAGGAGCTCAAGAAAGGCGACTGGAGCGTCCTCAAGCTTCAGTTCCTCGGTGCAAGCTCGATAACTCTCGTGTTCTACGACATAGACATGCAGAACTCCTACTTCAAGACCCTCGGCTACGTGGAAATCTACGACAAGGACCACAACCTCATAGCCAAGTACTCCCAGGACCCGAACCTCATCGGTCCTACGGAAGTCACCGTTCCGGGCGATACCGTCTACATATACACCCACGTTGACAAGAGCGACTGGCTCGACAGCACCGTTGACGGCTGGTCGATGAGGAACATAATAGTCCACGCCGACTTTGACCCCAACTCACCGAGCAACTTCAAGACCCTCGACGGCAGGACCTACACCAAGGTCCAGTGGGCGGTCTACGAGACCATGCAGTACGATATTAGACTCGTCGCCGGGCTCATGGAGCGGTTCTTCCAGGACGTCGGCGTTACCGGCTGA
- a CDS encoding HAD family hydrolase, whose amino-acid sequence MIIGFDFDGTLVDSYSCIEEAFKRALEKRYRWLPGKSLWAKLLTKIELQFERPSLGGHKKTHKPPFFLRTKFFETWFIERAKLSRPIDDAPELLKKLKEEGHTVISFSAEDFIDGMKVKRLKMAGIYNLFDDVIVFGRTMTLDEAFQLVREKYGNETFIWVDDKPWRFIGRGDENTEFVWYYFPFTAKFVEGNREKLALIPHLHVIRDLWSLFDVIENVKKRKLTEG is encoded by the coding sequence GTGATAATCGGCTTCGACTTCGACGGAACGCTCGTGGACAGCTACTCCTGCATAGAGGAGGCCTTCAAGAGGGCACTTGAGAAGCGCTATCGCTGGCTCCCTGGAAAGTCCCTGTGGGCGAAACTGCTCACCAAAATCGAGCTCCAGTTCGAGAGGCCGAGCCTTGGTGGCCACAAGAAGACCCACAAACCGCCGTTCTTCCTGAGGACTAAGTTCTTCGAGACGTGGTTCATCGAGAGGGCGAAGCTGAGCAGACCCATAGACGATGCCCCCGAGCTACTTAAAAAGCTCAAGGAAGAGGGTCACACGGTTATCTCATTCTCGGCCGAGGATTTCATAGACGGTATGAAGGTCAAACGGCTGAAGATGGCCGGCATCTATAACCTCTTTGATGATGTAATCGTCTTTGGCAGAACCATGACGCTCGACGAGGCCTTTCAGCTCGTCCGCGAGAAGTATGGGAACGAGACCTTCATCTGGGTGGACGACAAGCCCTGGCGCTTCATCGGGCGTGGGGATGAGAACACGGAGTTCGTGTGGTATTACTTCCCGTTCACGGCCAAGTTCGTTGAGGGTAACCGGGAGAAGTTGGCCCTAATTCCGCACCTTCACGTCATAAGGGACCTGTGGAGCCTGTTCGATGTGATTGAGAACGTCAAGAAGAGAAAACTTACAGAAGGATAA
- a CDS encoding metallophosphoesterase: protein MEPKPLPEKALLMGRNLIIADLHLGYEIAMAREGFYLPRVFHEVVGDLKELIKREGPKRLIINGDLKHSFIPEWRERAELKAFFEEIVPLVDEVVLVRGNHDVGTLWLRELGVEVVDELDLGKWKLVHGHKVVEGERFIIGHEHPAIRLRDEVGAIVKVPAFLLGEKLIVLPAFSPWAYGNDVLREIVSPFLRFYTEDFTVLVPLDNELLNFGRLSRLREVLSRL from the coding sequence ATGGAACCAAAGCCCCTTCCGGAGAAGGCACTGCTCATGGGAAGAAATCTCATCATAGCCGACCTGCACCTCGGCTACGAGATAGCGATGGCCAGGGAGGGGTTCTACCTCCCAAGGGTTTTTCACGAGGTCGTCGGAGATTTAAAGGAACTGATAAAGCGCGAGGGGCCGAAGAGGCTAATCATAAACGGCGACCTGAAGCACTCCTTCATTCCGGAGTGGCGTGAGAGGGCGGAGCTCAAGGCATTCTTTGAGGAGATTGTCCCGCTCGTCGATGAGGTTGTCCTCGTCAGGGGAAACCACGACGTTGGGACGCTGTGGCTTAGAGAGCTCGGTGTTGAGGTCGTTGACGAGCTTGATCTCGGCAAGTGGAAGCTTGTTCACGGACACAAGGTCGTCGAGGGCGAGCGCTTCATAATCGGCCACGAGCACCCAGCGATAAGGCTGAGGGACGAGGTCGGTGCCATCGTCAAGGTTCCGGCCTTCCTCCTCGGCGAGAAACTCATCGTCCTGCCCGCGTTCAGCCCCTGGGCCTACGGCAACGACGTCCTCAGGGAAATCGTCTCGCCATTTCTGCGTTTCTATACGGAGGATTTTACGGTCCTGGTGCCCCTTGATAATGAACTCCTCAACTTCGGCAGACTGTCCCGGCTTCGGGAGGTTCTCTCACGGTTATAA
- a CDS encoding PrsW family intramembrane metalloprotease — protein MDVLTTLLFFAYAPALAILWYFYHKDKYEPEPKRYVIMTFLLGATLSVGIAYILESILTVGGLIQPILPTTAFYVALVAGLVEEPAKALAVRFPYKAGQMDGIMDGLVYGVAAGLGFAATENFLYGLGWGVAVTLTRAFLTPFAHGTWTAIIGVGYGLKAEGKVDSLAQFYALAILLHFTWDYFAFLSVTVPAYNIMLIFLLLVNLSILRYFLLLGEEEDRQRFWYYLVRRGWR, from the coding sequence ATGGACGTGCTGACAACACTCTTGTTCTTCGCCTACGCTCCGGCACTCGCGATACTCTGGTACTTCTATCACAAGGATAAATACGAGCCAGAACCGAAGCGCTACGTTATAATGACTTTCCTGCTCGGCGCAACGCTCTCGGTTGGCATCGCCTACATACTTGAGAGTATCCTCACCGTCGGCGGACTCATACAGCCAATCCTTCCAACGACGGCCTTCTACGTTGCCCTCGTTGCCGGTCTCGTCGAGGAGCCGGCCAAAGCCCTCGCGGTCAGGTTCCCCTACAAGGCTGGCCAGATGGACGGCATAATGGACGGCCTCGTCTACGGAGTCGCCGCGGGTCTCGGCTTCGCCGCCACCGAAAACTTCCTCTACGGCCTCGGCTGGGGCGTCGCAGTAACGCTGACGAGGGCATTCCTGACGCCCTTTGCTCACGGCACCTGGACGGCCATAATCGGTGTTGGTTACGGCCTAAAAGCTGAGGGGAAGGTTGATTCCCTCGCCCAGTTCTACGCCCTTGCAATACTCCTGCACTTCACCTGGGACTACTTCGCCTTCCTGAGTGTGACTGTTCCGGCCTACAACATAATGCTGATATTCCTCCTCCTCGTGAACCTCTCAATCCTCCGCTATTTCCTCCTCCTGGGGGAGGAAGAAGACAGGCAGAGGTTCTGGTATTACCTCGTCAGGAGGGGATGGCGGTGA
- a CDS encoding DUF1667 domain-containing protein — MIYRFTCIVCPLGCSIEVEMEDGKVKEVRGCTCPRGKEWAIQEVTNPKRVVMSVVPVEGGALPTVSVKTAEPVPKEKIPELMKFLSKLKLKAPVKVGETVAEWEGIKIVATRGA; from the coding sequence ATGATTTACCGCTTCACATGCATCGTCTGCCCCCTCGGCTGTTCAATCGAGGTCGAGATGGAGGACGGAAAGGTCAAGGAAGTTCGCGGTTGCACCTGCCCGCGCGGGAAGGAGTGGGCTATTCAGGAGGTCACCAATCCGAAGAGGGTCGTGATGAGCGTCGTGCCGGTTGAAGGAGGGGCCCTGCCCACGGTGAGCGTCAAGACGGCCGAGCCGGTGCCTAAGGAGAAGATACCCGAGCTAATGAAGTTCCTCTCAAAGCTGAAGCTCAAAGCCCCGGTGAAGGTCGGAGAAACGGTTGCGGAGTGGGAGGGAATAAAAATAGTGGCAACGAGGGGAGCTTAG
- a CDS encoding NAD(P)/FAD-dependent oxidoreductase gives MFPRIPMLSYDVVVIGGGPAGMAAAIRAKELGLKVLLLDENDYLGGILPQCIHPGFGLHYYKEELTGPEFASRLAKRLVELGVEYKTATRVLEIKNYSDLEKVVIFTSPSGAYQAWAKAVIYAAGARERHAFEIGIVGDRVSGIYTAGEAQTLMDIYGIMPGKEIVIVGSGDVGLIMARRFALEGAKVKAVVELMPYPGGLARNVMILRDFNIPLYLSHKVVEVRGKGRVERVKVVRVDENLNEIPGSEFWIEADTLIISAGLVPSVKKLKAIGVEIDPATGGPVVNDRLETSVPGIFVAGNSLLINDLVDYVAEQGELAAEGAKEFIENGGIESRKWVKVEKGENVRLLVPHYLSGDRDVYLYLRVSKPMEDVELRIPEIGKRMKLPVVKPAEMLRIKLRAEEIRKAKKLTVEVVKA, from the coding sequence ATGTTCCCGAGGATTCCGATGCTGAGCTACGACGTCGTTGTCATCGGTGGCGGTCCGGCCGGAATGGCGGCCGCGATTAGGGCCAAGGAGCTGGGTCTAAAGGTTTTGCTCCTCGACGAGAACGACTACCTTGGAGGAATACTTCCCCAGTGCATTCACCCCGGCTTCGGCCTGCACTATTACAAAGAAGAGCTGACCGGGCCTGAGTTTGCCTCGCGCCTCGCGAAGAGGCTGGTTGAGCTTGGCGTGGAGTATAAAACCGCCACGAGGGTTCTCGAGATTAAAAACTACTCCGACCTCGAGAAGGTCGTAATCTTCACCTCGCCGAGCGGGGCTTATCAGGCCTGGGCGAAGGCAGTAATCTACGCCGCCGGCGCTCGCGAGAGGCACGCCTTCGAGATTGGAATCGTCGGCGACAGGGTTTCGGGAATCTACACAGCAGGGGAGGCCCAGACGCTGATGGACATCTACGGGATAATGCCCGGCAAGGAGATAGTCATCGTGGGTTCCGGCGACGTTGGCTTGATAATGGCGCGCCGGTTCGCCCTTGAAGGCGCGAAGGTCAAGGCCGTTGTCGAGCTGATGCCCTATCCGGGAGGACTTGCGAGAAACGTGATGATTCTCAGGGACTTCAACATACCCCTCTACCTCAGTCACAAAGTCGTGGAAGTCCGCGGAAAGGGTCGCGTTGAGCGGGTAAAGGTTGTCAGGGTTGATGAGAACCTCAACGAAATCCCCGGAAGCGAGTTCTGGATTGAGGCCGACACCCTGATAATATCGGCCGGCCTCGTCCCGAGCGTTAAAAAATTGAAAGCCATAGGCGTTGAGATTGACCCGGCAACGGGCGGACCGGTCGTGAACGACAGACTGGAAACCAGCGTCCCGGGAATATTCGTCGCCGGGAACTCGCTCCTGATAAACGACCTCGTTGACTACGTCGCGGAGCAGGGCGAACTGGCGGCGGAGGGAGCCAAAGAGTTCATCGAGAACGGGGGAATCGAGAGCAGGAAGTGGGTTAAGGTAGAGAAGGGTGAAAACGTCCGTCTGCTGGTCCCTCACTACCTCAGTGGAGATAGAGACGTCTACCTCTACCTGCGCGTATCTAAGCCGATGGAGGACGTCGAGCTCAGAATTCCGGAGATAGGCAAGAGAATGAAGCTCCCGGTTGTCAAGCCGGCCGAGATGCTGAGGATAAAGCTCAGAGCGGAGGAAATCAGAAAGGCCAAGAAGCTCACCGTGGAGGTGGTGAAGGCATGA
- a CDS encoding NAD(P)/FAD-dependent oxidoreductase, producing MKTKVAIIGAGISGASIARVLSRYENLEVHLIEKAPDVGWGVSKANTALIHGGYDDDPEKYPTRAKLCIRGNRLWHQWVKELEIPHVWNGALIVATKDEDFDELERLLERGRKNGVPEMRIVDRDELFHLEPNLTREAIGALWVPIVGQIGPIPAVIAITENAVANGVKTHLETEVTGIKVENGEVKGVETNNGFIEADIVINAAGLYADKIARMAGIDYFEIHPRKGEYWIFDDDVPGPKRVLFPTPTPISKGIVVTTEISGHLMIGPNAQDLPPEEKENLATTKEGLEQVWEGAKKLWPQLPPRSKVIRTFAGLRPEPTGGDFIIKAEEEVWGFINVAGIRSPGLTSAPAIAYEVAEIIERDLGIELKEKEKWNPYRKEISHFFMMTPEQVNEAVKKNPAYGKIVCRCNSVSEGDILEAIERMKFIGVKTPSVDSVKFRTKATTGTCQGSFCRPKIVQLLAKEYGVEPWEVTLKGKGSEIGIGDVKVLLRGDA from the coding sequence ATGAAGACGAAAGTCGCTATAATAGGGGCAGGAATTAGCGGGGCGAGCATAGCGAGGGTTCTCAGCAGGTACGAGAACCTCGAAGTCCACCTGATAGAAAAAGCTCCAGACGTCGGCTGGGGAGTGAGCAAGGCCAACACAGCGTTAATTCACGGTGGCTACGACGACGACCCCGAGAAGTATCCGACGAGAGCCAAGCTGTGCATAAGGGGAAACAGGCTCTGGCACCAGTGGGTCAAGGAGCTTGAGATTCCGCACGTCTGGAACGGGGCATTGATAGTCGCGACGAAGGATGAGGACTTTGACGAGCTTGAGAGGCTTTTGGAGCGCGGGAGGAAAAACGGCGTTCCTGAAATGAGAATCGTCGATAGGGACGAACTCTTCCACCTTGAGCCCAACCTCACGAGGGAAGCGATTGGAGCGTTATGGGTTCCAATAGTGGGCCAGATTGGACCGATTCCGGCCGTTATCGCGATAACCGAGAACGCCGTTGCGAACGGCGTGAAGACGCACCTTGAGACGGAAGTTACGGGCATAAAGGTCGAGAACGGCGAGGTTAAGGGTGTAGAGACGAACAACGGCTTCATCGAGGCGGACATCGTTATCAATGCAGCGGGTCTTTACGCGGACAAAATAGCGAGAATGGCAGGTATAGACTACTTCGAAATCCACCCGAGGAAGGGTGAGTACTGGATTTTTGACGATGACGTTCCCGGGCCGAAGCGCGTCCTCTTCCCGACGCCGACGCCGATAAGCAAGGGAATAGTCGTGACCACCGAGATTTCCGGCCATCTGATGATAGGGCCGAACGCCCAGGATTTACCGCCCGAGGAGAAGGAGAACCTCGCCACGACCAAGGAAGGCCTTGAGCAGGTCTGGGAAGGGGCCAAGAAGCTCTGGCCACAACTGCCCCCGAGGAGCAAGGTAATCAGAACCTTTGCCGGTCTGAGGCCCGAGCCGACGGGAGGGGACTTCATAATCAAAGCCGAGGAAGAGGTCTGGGGCTTCATCAACGTCGCTGGAATACGCTCACCAGGCCTGACGAGCGCCCCTGCGATAGCCTACGAGGTTGCTGAAATAATCGAGCGCGACCTTGGAATCGAGCTGAAGGAAAAGGAGAAGTGGAACCCCTACCGGAAGGAAATCAGCCACTTCTTCATGATGACGCCCGAGCAGGTGAACGAGGCCGTGAAGAAGAACCCCGCCTACGGAAAAATAGTGTGTCGGTGTAACTCCGTCAGCGAGGGCGACATTCTGGAGGCGATTGAGAGGATGAAGTTCATAGGCGTTAAAACGCCGAGCGTTGATTCCGTCAAGTTCAGGACCAAAGCCACAACGGGAACCTGTCAGGGAAGCTTCTGCAGGCCGAAGATAGTCCAGCTTTTGGCGAAGGAATACGGAGTGGAGCCGTGGGAGGTTACGCTGAAGGGTAAGGGAAGCGAGATTGGAATAGGAGACGTCAAGGTTCTCCTCAGGGGGGATGCCTGA